A single genomic interval of Aegicerativicinus sediminis harbors:
- the lysA gene encoding diaminopimelate decarboxylase → MENNTLLKIAEEFGSPVYVYDAEKIVSQYKRLSSAFSKVKKLKINYATKALSNISVLKLFNSLGSGLDTVSIQEVQLGLKAGFNPKDIIFTPNGVSLKEIEEVSAMGVQINIDNLSILEQFGAKHPKVPVCIRINPHVMAGGNTNISVGHIDSKFGISIHQIPLLLRIVENTKMTINGIHMHTGSDILDIDVFLYASEILFDTAKHFPDLEFMDFGSGFKVPYSKGDIETNIEELGEKLTKRFNQFCKEYGKTLTLAFEPGKFLVSESGFFLTKVNVVKQTTSTVFAQVDSGFNHLIRPMLYGSKHEIENISNPAGRERFYSVVGYICETDTFANNRRITEISEGDILCFKNAGAYCFTMASNYNSRYRPAEVLWYKGKAHLIRKQESFEDILRNQIELEAF, encoded by the coding sequence ATGGAAAATAACACTTTACTGAAAATTGCAGAGGAATTCGGAAGTCCGGTTTATGTTTATGACGCTGAGAAAATAGTTTCTCAATACAAACGTCTTAGCTCAGCTTTCAGTAAGGTGAAGAAGTTGAAAATTAATTATGCTACGAAGGCGCTTTCAAATATTTCTGTCCTAAAGCTCTTTAATTCATTAGGTTCAGGTCTCGACACCGTATCTATACAAGAGGTTCAATTAGGTCTGAAAGCTGGATTTAATCCAAAGGACATCATTTTTACACCCAATGGGGTTTCTTTAAAAGAAATTGAAGAAGTTTCTGCTATGGGTGTACAAATTAATATTGATAATTTATCAATACTTGAACAGTTTGGTGCTAAGCACCCAAAAGTTCCTGTTTGCATACGTATTAATCCACATGTAATGGCCGGTGGTAACACCAATATTTCAGTGGGACATATTGATAGTAAATTTGGAATTTCTATTCACCAAATTCCATTATTACTAAGAATAGTAGAAAATACTAAAATGACCATTAATGGTATTCACATGCATACCGGAAGTGACATTTTAGATATAGACGTGTTCCTTTATGCTTCCGAAATTTTGTTTGATACTGCAAAACACTTTCCGGATTTGGAATTCATGGATTTCGGGTCAGGTTTTAAAGTTCCTTATAGTAAAGGAGATATTGAAACAAACATAGAGGAGCTAGGAGAAAAATTGACAAAACGTTTTAATCAGTTCTGTAAAGAATATGGTAAAACCTTAACCCTTGCTTTTGAACCGGGTAAATTTTTAGTGAGTGAGAGTGGTTTCTTTCTTACCAAAGTGAATGTCGTTAAGCAAACAACCTCGACTGTATTTGCGCAAGTCGATTCAGGTTTTAATCATTTGATAAGACCAATGTTATATGGCTCAAAACATGAGATTGAGAACATTTCTAACCCTGCCGGAAGAGAACGTTTTTATTCAGTCGTTGGTTACATCTGTGAAACAGATACGTTTGCCAATAACCGAAGAATTACTGAAATTAGTGAGGGAGATATTTTATGTTTTAAAAATGCTGGGGCATATTGTTTTACAATGGCCAGTAATTATAACAGTCGCTATAGACCTGCTGAGGTGCTTTGGTATAAAGGCAAAGCCCATTTAATTAGAAAACAAGAATCTTTTGAGGATATTCTTCGAAATCAAATAGAACTAGAAGCATTCTAG
- a CDS encoding VPS10 domain-containing protein: MKQITLLILICSTLSLPLSGQSKRKQAKQANQSKSILTDSIYHNLKWRNIGPFRGGRSVACTGVIGNPQTYYFGSTGGGLWKTTDAGTTWKNISDGYFKTGSVGAVSVSESNPNVVIVGMGEHAARGVMTSMGDGVYKSMDAGKTWKHIGLDNSRHISDIIIHPKNPDIILVSVQGAQFGPSSDRGVYKTIDGGKSWSKTLYIDDITGASALSMDMTNPTILYASMWQHERKPWTITSGGKNSGLYKSTDGGDTWEKLSKGLPEEFGKSGISVSRANPERIFAVLEAEGEKAGVYRSDDAGKTWKQINKDRINITRSWYYMEIFADPINENTVYVLNAPVMKSIDGGRSFQNVPVPHGDTHDLWINPYDNTNYINSNDGGANITFNDGKSWSTQTNQPTSQFYRVITDNQIPYRIYGGQQDNSSVIISSASKDGEIGWKDWIEGPGCESAFLAFDPDNPEIVYGGCYQGIIERINVRTKVSKSIKEYPELALSKAPVDFKFRFNWNAPIISSPHDRNTIYHAGNRVFKTTDTGLSWSIISPDLTRNEKDKQGPGGGPYTNEAAGGENYNTIMYLVESTHEKGVLYTGSDDGLVHLTKDGGANWENITPKNLPEGIINSIEISPHDKATAYIVLMRYKFMDLAPYVYKTTDYGKSWKKIVNGLNEPHSFPRVVREDPNVKGVLYAGTETGLFVSTDDGNNWSKFQLNLPIVPINDLIFKDSDLVAATAGRSFWILDNVSGTQLRNGNGYEEVTLFQPKNTYRIRYRGNSEPQNFAGSNPNSGVSIDYFIPEGKDTLEVTIDILIDNKVIRSYSNKENKEFKTWVGGPSKPKPIPTKVGFNRIQWDFMGNDLPGVNGVFVYGDYQGHSYPPGNYSVRISLNEERQEKSFTLLPNPKIDTTAKDFEEQQSYLSQIDDLIRKVHDAVNAMRSVRSQLKDDINLLETEKSADSLVRLGQSLVKRIDEWEKNLIQPDQKTFQDVINFNNKLNAELMYLKGSLDEEDPRVTKGSKDRFEDLKKEWLEVKKEHDNVLLHEMSDYNKLYKQLELPALILKN; this comes from the coding sequence ATGAAACAAATTACCTTATTAATTCTTATTTGTTCCACACTTAGTTTACCCTTATCTGGTCAAAGCAAGAGAAAACAAGCAAAACAAGCAAACCAATCAAAATCAATTTTAACAGATTCCATTTACCATAATTTAAAGTGGCGCAACATTGGTCCCTTTAGGGGAGGCAGAAGCGTTGCTTGTACAGGTGTAATAGGAAATCCACAGACATATTATTTTGGAAGTACTGGTGGAGGACTTTGGAAAACTACAGATGCAGGTACCACTTGGAAAAATATTTCAGATGGGTATTTTAAAACTGGTTCCGTAGGCGCCGTTTCCGTTTCAGAAAGCAATCCTAACGTTGTAATTGTCGGTATGGGTGAACATGCAGCGAGAGGGGTAATGACGTCTATGGGAGATGGAGTGTACAAATCGATGGATGCCGGCAAAACCTGGAAACATATCGGTTTAGATAATTCTCGACATATTTCAGATATTATTATTCATCCAAAAAATCCCGACATTATTTTAGTATCCGTTCAAGGTGCGCAATTTGGACCATCATCTGATAGAGGTGTTTATAAAACAATTGATGGTGGTAAATCTTGGTCTAAAACATTATATATAGACGATATAACCGGTGCTAGTGCGCTTAGCATGGACATGACAAACCCCACTATTTTATACGCTTCAATGTGGCAACACGAAAGAAAACCTTGGACCATAACTTCAGGTGGAAAAAACTCTGGATTATACAAATCGACTGATGGAGGTGATACCTGGGAAAAACTCTCGAAGGGATTACCGGAGGAATTTGGAAAATCTGGCATATCAGTTTCAAGGGCCAATCCTGAACGCATATTTGCAGTTCTAGAAGCCGAAGGAGAAAAAGCTGGAGTTTATAGATCAGACGATGCAGGAAAAACTTGGAAACAGATTAATAAAGACCGTATTAATATTACCCGTTCTTGGTATTATATGGAGATTTTCGCAGATCCAATTAATGAGAATACAGTCTATGTACTAAACGCCCCAGTTATGAAATCCATTGACGGCGGAAGGTCATTTCAAAATGTTCCAGTGCCACACGGTGATACACATGATTTATGGATAAACCCTTACGATAATACCAATTACATTAATTCTAATGATGGTGGCGCAAACATAACCTTTAATGATGGTAAAAGCTGGAGTACCCAAACCAATCAACCTACTTCACAATTTTATAGGGTTATTACCGATAATCAAATACCTTATAGAATTTATGGAGGACAACAAGACAATTCTTCCGTTATCATCAGTAGTGCCTCAAAAGATGGGGAAATTGGTTGGAAAGATTGGATTGAAGGACCTGGTTGTGAAAGTGCATTTTTGGCTTTTGATCCTGACAATCCAGAAATAGTCTATGGCGGTTGTTATCAAGGTATTATTGAACGTATAAATGTTCGTACAAAAGTTTCAAAATCAATTAAGGAATATCCTGAATTGGCCCTAAGTAAGGCCCCCGTTGATTTTAAATTCAGATTCAACTGGAATGCCCCAATCATTAGTTCACCACATGATAGGAATACCATTTACCATGCAGGTAATCGTGTATTTAAAACTACCGATACGGGTTTAAGCTGGAGTATTATAAGCCCTGATTTAACACGTAATGAAAAAGATAAGCAAGGCCCGGGAGGTGGACCATATACTAATGAAGCAGCAGGTGGAGAAAATTATAATACCATTATGTATCTAGTAGAGTCAACACACGAGAAAGGTGTTTTATATACAGGCTCTGATGATGGTTTAGTACATCTTACAAAAGATGGAGGAGCTAATTGGGAAAACATTACACCAAAAAATTTACCAGAGGGAATTATAAACAGTATTGAAATTTCACCTCATGATAAGGCTACAGCTTATATTGTTTTAATGAGATATAAATTTATGGACCTAGCTCCCTATGTCTACAAAACCACGGATTATGGAAAAAGCTGGAAAAAAATTGTCAATGGCCTAAATGAACCTCATTCTTTTCCTAGAGTAGTAAGGGAGGATCCAAATGTTAAAGGAGTATTATATGCTGGTACCGAAACCGGCTTATTTGTTTCAACTGATGATGGTAATAACTGGAGTAAATTTCAATTGAATCTTCCAATTGTTCCAATTAATGATTTAATTTTCAAAGATTCCGATTTAGTTGCCGCAACGGCCGGTAGGTCCTTTTGGATTTTGGATAATGTCAGTGGAACTCAATTACGAAATGGGAATGGGTATGAAGAGGTTACCTTATTCCAACCAAAAAATACTTACAGAATAAGATATAGAGGGAACTCTGAACCACAAAATTTTGCAGGATCAAATCCTAATTCAGGTGTTTCCATCGATTATTTTATCCCTGAAGGCAAAGACACCTTGGAAGTCACAATAGACATCTTGATAGACAATAAAGTAATTCGAAGTTATAGCAATAAAGAAAATAAAGAGTTCAAAACATGGGTTGGTGGACCATCTAAACCAAAACCAATTCCAACCAAAGTAGGCTTCAACAGAATTCAATGGGATTTTATGGGTAACGATTTACCTGGGGTAAACGGTGTTTTTGTATATGGTGATTATCAAGGCCATTCTTACCCTCCCGGAAATTATAGTGTAAGAATAAGTTTGAATGAGGAGAGGCAAGAAAAGTCGTTTACATTATTACCAAATCCAAAAATCGATACCACAGCGAAAGACTTTGAAGAACAACAATCTTATCTTTCTCAAATTGACGATTTAATCCGAAAAGTACACGATGCTGTAAATGCAATGCGCTCCGTTCGTTCTCAATTAAAGGATGATATTAATTTATTAGAGACCGAAAAAAGTGCAGATTCATTGGTTAGATTAGGTCAATCACTGGTAAAGCGAATTGATGAATGGGAAAAAAACCTAATCCAACCAGATCAAAAAACCTTTCAAGATGTTATTAATTTCAATAACAAACTAAATGCCGAATTGATGTATCTTAAAGGATCTCTTGATGAAGAAGATCCGAGGGTAACTAAAGGCTCAAAAGACCGGTTTGAAGATTTAAAAAAAGAGTGGCTGGAAGTTAAAAAGGAACATGATAATGTCCTGCTTCATGAAATGTCTGATTACAATAAACTATATAAACAGTTAGAATTGCCTGCACTTATATTAAAAAATTAA
- a CDS encoding serine hydrolase — METIFFFMRSLILSIPFVLICNLGFGQDILQIALASNSPKIEKVTNNLQQYNLQILLTTITKNGDSVSFTDYSFQVNDSSYYYPASTVKFPIAVLAIEKINSIESIDLETPYVIDGDSIEHSIFNDIKNIFAISSNEAFNRLFEFLGKENINQRLRELEVGPVKIEHRLSTPNSTDTINKSLHFKPKKGNEYVVKNENSRPVKPLQMDGIFNGKAYYSDTLLVEEPMDFSKKNYLPLQTLHNIMKRVIYPSTFKTDKQFKITDNQHKTLLKLMQNLPRDAGFDQRKFHDSFGKFFLFGDSKETMPRSIKIYNKVGYAYGTLTDCSFIKDFGQDIEYILSATLYVNQNGILNDNQYDYDEIGIPFLAQLGREIHEYLTTHK; from the coding sequence ATGGAAACCATCTTCTTTTTTATGAGGTCCCTTATTTTATCAATTCCTTTTGTCTTAATATGTAATCTTGGTTTTGGGCAGGATATTTTACAAATTGCCCTAGCCTCTAACTCTCCTAAAATTGAAAAAGTAACAAACAATTTACAGCAATACAATTTGCAAATTTTGTTGACCACAATAACTAAAAATGGTGATTCCGTTTCATTTACTGATTATTCATTTCAAGTTAATGACAGTTCATACTACTATCCTGCAAGTACTGTGAAATTTCCAATTGCCGTATTGGCAATTGAAAAAATAAATTCTATTGAAAGTATTGATTTAGAAACACCTTATGTAATTGATGGTGACAGTATTGAACATTCAATTTTCAATGACATTAAAAACATTTTTGCCATTAGTAGCAATGAAGCCTTTAATCGCTTATTTGAATTTTTAGGAAAAGAAAACATAAACCAACGCCTAAGGGAACTTGAAGTAGGCCCCGTGAAAATAGAACATCGATTGTCTACTCCCAATTCTACAGACACCATTAATAAAAGTCTCCATTTCAAACCTAAAAAAGGCAATGAATATGTAGTAAAGAACGAAAATTCAAGACCAGTGAAACCTCTTCAAATGGATGGTATATTTAATGGCAAAGCATACTATTCTGATACGTTACTCGTGGAAGAACCAATGGATTTTTCAAAAAAGAACTATCTCCCTCTTCAAACGCTACATAATATAATGAAACGAGTAATTTACCCTTCAACTTTTAAAACAGATAAACAATTTAAAATAACTGATAATCAACATAAAACACTTCTTAAATTAATGCAAAATTTACCTAGAGATGCCGGTTTCGACCAACGAAAATTTCATGATAGTTTTGGTAAATTTTTCTTGTTCGGTGATTCAAAAGAAACAATGCCTAGGTCCATAAAAATTTATAACAAAGTTGGCTATGCTTATGGCACATTGACCGATTGCTCTTTTATTAAAGATTTCGGTCAGGATATTGAATATATTTTATCAGCCACATTGTATGTAAACCAAAACGGTATACTCAATGACAATCAGTATGATTATGATGAAATTGGGATTCCTTTTTTGGCTCAGTTAGGACGGGAAATACATGAATATTTAACTACTCATAAATGA